A region from the Corticium candelabrum chromosome 14, ooCorCand1.1, whole genome shotgun sequence genome encodes:
- the LOC134189632 gene encoding uncharacterized protein LOC134189632 → MLAEETLPTSAHSHRRTLQVSQKEPETRESVKEFIMALRKLSECCQFCGFREEALRDCLVCGLQNDAIQRKLLAEEKLFLDKAFKIAISMELAARQAVDLQKAVETRHATSIDKQTNTMRVTQRLPQKSQEGNRPNMEHRNNVSNQGIRHPGNRVEGVANLTTIRQFVIFVKRSVGNVKGRTYIESMHREYGQGSVSE, encoded by the coding sequence ATGCTCGCTGAAGAGACACTTCCAACCTCGGCCCATAGTCATCGCCGAACGCTTCAAGTTTCACAGAAGGAACCAGAAACAAGAGAATCAGTGAAAGAGTTCATAATGGCTTTGAGGAAGTTGAGTGAATGTTGCCAATTTTGTGGGTTTCGTGAGGAAGCATTGAGAGACTGCCTGGTGTGCGGACTACAAAATGACGCTATTCAAAGGAAACTGCTAGCAGAAGAGAAACTGTTTCTAGACAAAGCATTCAAGATAGCTATCTCAATGGAGCTGGCAGCACGGCAAGCAGTGGATTTACAGAAAGCAGTAGAAACCAGACATGCGACatcaatagacaaacagacaaacaccatGAGAGTGACACAGAGACTGCCACAGAAGAGTCAGGAAGGAAACAGACCGAACATGGAACACAGAAATAATGTATCCAATCAGGGTATAAGACACCCAGGAAACCGTGTTGAAGGTGTGGCAAACCTAACCACAATCAGGcagtttgttatttttgtcAAAAGGAGTGTTGGAAACGTCAAAGGAAGGACATACATTGAGTCAATGCATAGGGAGTATGGCCAAGGCTCAGTATCTGAGTAA
- the LOC134189629 gene encoding uncharacterized protein LOC134189629: MGAVLAHRIPSGEERPIAFVSRTLTEAENNYAQIDKEVTDHKPVLSLFDENRSVPALASSRIQRWALTLAAYQYTIKYRPGKDSFCADALSRLPMEATDNDQMEEEKILAIDYLTTTLVTAKDIRLKTRRDPWMSRVLRCTLEGWLRAVDNELLPYWRRREELSVREGYVLWGDQGDRPFMGRMFLVIVDAFSKWLDVYATQSATTEVMLEKLKTSFAIHGIPKRLVLDNGTFFMSSEFRTFCKSQGIIHTKSAPYHPSSTGLDEWAVQILKDGLRKLETESLNESCKKFC, translated from the exons ATGGGTGCGGTATTAGCTCACAGAATTCCAAGTGGAGAGGAAAGACCGATTGCGTTCGTCTCTCGTACACTAACCGAAGCGGAGAATAACTACGCACAAATAGATAAGGAAG TGACCGATCATAAACCAGTACTAAGCTTGTTTGATGAAAACAGATCGGTACCTGCTTTGGCATCTAGCAGGATTCAACGATGGGCCTTGACATTGGCAGCTTATCAATATACAATCAAATATAGACCCGGGAAAGATAGCTTCTGTGCAGATGCCTTGAGTAGACTCCCAATGGAAGCCACAGACAATGATCAGATGGAGGAAGAGAAAATTCTAGCAATAGATTACTTGACTACGACCCTGGTGACAGCCAAAGACATAAGGCTCAAGACAAGAAGAGACCCATGGATGAGCAGAGTGCTACGCTGTACCCTGGAAGGGTGGCTGAGAGCAGTGGATAATGAATTACTACCATACTGGAGAAGACGCGAGGAACTTTCCGTCAGAGAGGGTTATGTGTTGTGGGGTGATCAAGGGGATCGACCGTTCATGGGGAGAATGTTCCTTGTTATTGTGGATGCGTTTTCAAAGTGGTTGGACGTATATGCAACCCAGTCAGCTACCACAGAAGTCATGCTCGAGAAACTGAAGACGTCGTTTGCAATTCATGGGATTCCCAAAAGGTTGGTATTGGACAATGGCACGTTCTTTATGAGTAGTGAATTTCGTACGTTTTGCAAGAGTCAAGGAATAATCCATACAAAATCAGCACCTTATCATCCGTCATCTACCGGACTAGACGAATGGGCTGTACAAATCCTCAAGGATGGACTAAGGAAGCTGGAAACAGAAAGCTTGAATGAAAGCTGCAAAAAATTTTGTTGA
- the LOC134189654 gene encoding GDP-Man:Man(3)GlcNAc(2)-PP-Dol alpha-1,2-mannosyltransferase-like, which translates to MWILNWLCCLLIVSCVFVFAPVLLLGVFARYAIRRKSARLLQELKSSESGEFSKRRLVVGFFHPYCNAGGGGERVLWCMLRALQTRYSFIKCVVFTGDTDAMESDILSRARKQFNVHLKDNVHFIYLKRRRWVEATMWPYLTLLGQSFGSLVLGLEALWSLAPDVYIDTMGYAFTMPLFKLLGGCRVGCYVHYPTVSTDMLSQVQRRQPGYNNNKMIAQSGILSYAKVLYYKMFAFLYMLAGKCSDVILVNSSWTHEHIVSLWKRSDETFVVYPPCDTKSFCENPLFDSPSVTGYFDIVSVAQFRPEKDHKKQLEAFHKFYKKLSGKMKKTVRLILVGSCRDKADTDRLDDLRQLADDLGIHPAVSFKENVSFDDLKQILCSATIGLHTMWNEHFGIGVVECMAAGAIILAHNSGGPKLDIVIKWQEKPTGFLAHDAQSYAEKMRRIYDMKPQERLEMKQRARASVEHRFSEETFEASVVRRTERLFAW; encoded by the coding sequence ATGTGGATATTGAATTGGCTCTGTTGTCTTCTTATAGTCTcttgtgtatttgtatttgctcCAGTATTGTTGCTAGGAGTGTTCGCTAGGTATGCTATTAGGCGCAAGTCTGCCCGTCTCTTGCAAGAGTTGAAGAGTTCCGAGTCCGGGGAATTTAGTAAGAGACGGCTGGTAGTCGGCTTCTTTCATCCTTACTGCAATGCCGGTGGAGGAGGAGAGCGCGTTCTTTGGTGTATGTTGCGCGCCCTGCAGACGCGGTATAGCTTTATaaagtgtgttgtgttcacTGGAGATACAGACGCAATGGAGAGTGACATACTGAGTAGGGCCCGGAAGCAATTCAATGTCCATTTGAAGGATAATGTTCATTTTATATACCTCAAAAGGAGACGCTGGGTGGAAGCAACAATGTGGCCTTATTTAACTCTTCTTGGTCAGAGTTTTGGTTCTCTAGTACTTGGCCTGGAAGCACTCTGGTCACTTGCACCTGATGTTTACATTGATACTATGGGATATGCGTTCACGATGCCGTTATTCAAGCTGCTGGGTGGCTGCCGAGTTGGCTGCTATGTGCATTATCCAACTGTGAGTACTGACATGTTGAGTCAAGTGCAGCGAAGGCAGCCAggatacaataataataaaatgatTGCTCAGAGTGGAATTCTTAGCTATGCCAAGGTGTTGTATTACAAGATGTTTGCGTTCTTGTATATGCTGGCTGGTAAATGCTCTGATGTAATACTGGTGAATTCAAGTTGGACTCATGAGCACATTGTATCATTATGGAAACGGTCTGATGAgacttttgttgtttatccTCCATGTGATACAAAATCATTTTGTGAGAATCCACTGTTCGATTCACCATCTGTCACAGGGTACTTTGACATTGTTTCCGTAGCTCAATTTCGTCCTGAGAAAGACCATAAAAAACAGTTGGAAGCTTTCCACAAATTTTATAAAAAACTATCaggaaaaatgaaaaaaactGTTCGTCTAATCCTTGTTGGAAGCTGTCGTGATAAGGCGGACACTGATCGTTTAGATGATCTCCGTCAATTAGCTGATGACTTGGGAATTCACCCTGCAGTGTCATTTAAAGAGAATGTGTCGTTTGATGACCTGAAGCAAATCCTTTGTTCAGCTACTATTGGTCTTCACACTATGTGGAATGAGCATTTTGGTATTGGTGTAGTTGAGTGTATGGCTGCTGGTGCTATTATATTGGCTCATAACTCTGGAGGTCCAAAATTGGATATTGTTATAAAGTGGCAAGAGAAGCCCACTGGATTCTTGGCACACGATGCACAAAGCTATGCAGAAAAAATGAGACGTATTTATGACATGAAACCTCAGGAAAGGTTGGAAATGAAACAACGTGCAAGAGCATCAGTTGAGCATCGCTTTTCGGAAGAAACATTTGAAGCAAGTGTAGTTAGACGGACTGAACGGTTATTTGCCTGGTAA